In the Pseudomonas orientalis genome, one interval contains:
- a CDS encoding alpha/beta fold hydrolase, which yields MTTLAPLLYVRTSMLDIAYETHGPLEGEPVILLHGFPYDPRGYDDIAPHLAEQGYRVLVPYLRGYGPTRFINEQVMRSGQQAALGKDLLDFMDALSIPCATLAGYDWGGRAACIVAALWPQRVRGLVTGDGYNIQNIAQSLKPRAPETEHRLWYQYYFHTQRGVDGLTANRRELCELLWSLWSPSWAHGPSLYGQTAPSFDNPDFVEVVIHSYRHRFMYAPGDPALAVIEEALALQPPISVPSISLCGADDGVGPPPAEDDDIEHFSGFYRRQVLPGVGHNIPQEAPQATLAALLELLQR from the coding sequence ATGACCACCCTCGCCCCGCTGCTCTACGTGCGCACGTCCATGCTCGATATCGCCTATGAAACCCATGGCCCGCTCGAGGGTGAGCCGGTGATCCTGCTGCACGGTTTCCCCTACGACCCTCGCGGCTACGATGACATCGCGCCGCACCTGGCCGAACAGGGTTACCGCGTGCTGGTGCCCTACCTGCGTGGTTATGGCCCGACGCGGTTTATCAACGAGCAGGTCATGCGTTCCGGTCAACAGGCGGCGCTGGGCAAGGACTTGCTGGACTTCATGGATGCGCTGTCCATCCCCTGCGCCACCCTGGCAGGCTACGACTGGGGCGGGCGCGCCGCGTGTATCGTCGCGGCGCTGTGGCCGCAGCGGGTGCGCGGGCTGGTGACCGGCGATGGCTACAACATCCAGAACATCGCCCAGTCACTCAAGCCGCGAGCACCTGAGACAGAACACCGCTTGTGGTACCAGTATTACTTTCACACCCAGCGCGGCGTGGATGGCCTGACGGCCAACCGGCGGGAGTTGTGCGAGCTGTTGTGGTCGTTGTGGTCACCGTCCTGGGCGCACGGGCCGAGCCTGTATGGGCAAACCGCGCCCTCGTTCGACAACCCGGATTTTGTCGAGGTGGTGATCCATTCCTATCGCCATCGCTTCATGTACGCGCCAGGCGACCCGGCGCTGGCGGTCATCGAGGAGGCATTGGCGCTGCAACCGCCGATTTCGGTGCCGAGCATTTCGCTGTGCGGTGCCGATGACGGCGTGGGGCCGCCACCAGCAGAAGACGACGATATCGAACATTTCAGCGGCTTTTATCGACGGCAAGTGCTGCCCGGCGTGGGCCACAATATTCCCCAGGAAGCGCCGCAGGCCACCCTGGCGGCGCTGCTGGAATTGCTACAGCGGTGA
- a CDS encoding glycoside hydrolase family 15 protein translates to MVDLKNEPQSPIDAHGIIGDMRSAALVNDQGSIDFFCWPEFDSPSIFCALLDSPEAGTFQLTPDLPNARREQIYLPDTNVLQTRWLSDTAVVEITDLLAVSEEVDDLPLLIRRVRVVSGTATFHLRCAVRHDYARANTHAEAVEGGVLFSADGQPGLRLAGSHPLTLDEDAATASFTLAQDEGAEFVLGGQDDPRVTNACTELYLERTLKFWRSWIGQSNYRGRWREMVNRSALALKLLTSRKHGAIIAAATFGLPETPGGERNWDYRYTWIRDASFTVYAFMRLGFVEEANAYMRWLKGRVSDCCGQLTKINILYGIDGRQELPETTLDHLSGHGGAQPVRVGNEAFDQVQLDIYGELMDAVYLVNKYGEAISHEGWKHTVEVVDQVCEIWNRQDVGIWEMRGEQHHFLHSRLMCWVALDRAIRLASKRSLPAPFARWDQTRQAIYADIWSNFWNEERGHFVQHIGSTALDGSMLLMPLVRFVAATDPRWLSTLEAIQKSLVRDGMVYRYRNDDSQIDGLQGTEGAFAACSFWYVECLARAGQVEKAHLEFEQLLRYANPLGLYAEEFDSQARHLGNTPQALSHLALISAATFLDRKLSGAKTVWQP, encoded by the coding sequence ATGGTTGATTTGAAGAACGAGCCACAAAGCCCCATCGATGCCCACGGCATCATCGGCGACATGCGCAGCGCTGCGTTGGTGAATGACCAAGGCAGTATCGACTTTTTCTGCTGGCCGGAATTCGACAGCCCGTCGATCTTCTGCGCATTGCTCGACAGCCCCGAGGCCGGCACCTTCCAGCTCACCCCGGACCTGCCCAATGCACGCCGCGAGCAGATCTACCTGCCCGACACCAATGTGCTGCAAACCCGCTGGCTCAGCGATACGGCGGTGGTGGAGATCACCGATTTGCTGGCCGTCAGCGAAGAAGTCGATGATCTGCCTCTATTGATCCGCCGCGTGCGGGTGGTCAGCGGCACGGCGACGTTCCATCTGCGCTGCGCCGTGCGCCATGACTATGCCCGCGCCAACACCCACGCCGAGGCCGTTGAAGGGGGCGTGCTGTTCAGCGCGGACGGTCAGCCCGGCCTGCGGCTGGCAGGCAGCCATCCGCTGACGCTGGACGAGGATGCGGCAACGGCCAGCTTCACCCTGGCCCAGGACGAAGGCGCCGAGTTCGTCCTCGGCGGCCAGGATGATCCACGCGTGACGAACGCCTGCACCGAGCTTTACCTGGAACGCACCTTGAAGTTCTGGCGCAGTTGGATCGGTCAATCGAACTACCGGGGACGCTGGCGTGAAATGGTCAACCGTTCGGCCCTCGCGCTGAAGTTGCTGACCTCACGCAAACACGGCGCCATCATCGCTGCCGCCACCTTCGGCCTGCCCGAGACGCCCGGCGGCGAACGCAACTGGGACTACCGCTACACCTGGATCCGCGACGCTTCCTTTACCGTCTACGCGTTCATGCGCCTGGGTTTTGTCGAGGAAGCCAACGCCTACATGCGCTGGCTCAAGGGACGGGTCAGCGACTGTTGCGGCCAACTGACAAAAATCAACATCCTGTACGGCATCGATGGCCGCCAGGAACTGCCGGAGACCACGCTGGATCATCTCAGCGGCCACGGCGGCGCCCAGCCGGTGCGCGTCGGCAATGAAGCGTTCGACCAGGTTCAGCTGGATATCTACGGCGAACTGATGGACGCGGTTTACCTGGTCAACAAATACGGCGAAGCCATCTCCCACGAAGGCTGGAAGCACACCGTGGAAGTGGTTGACCAGGTCTGCGAAATCTGGAACCGGCAAGACGTCGGCATCTGGGAAATGCGCGGCGAGCAGCACCACTTCCTGCACTCGCGCCTGATGTGCTGGGTGGCCCTGGACCGCGCCATCCGCCTGGCCTCCAAGCGCTCGTTACCGGCACCGTTCGCCCGTTGGGACCAGACGCGCCAAGCGATCTATGCCGATATCTGGAGCAACTTCTGGAACGAAGAACGCGGGCATTTTGTGCAGCACATCGGCAGCACCGCCCTGGACGGCTCGATGCTGTTGATGCCGCTGGTGCGCTTCGTTGCTGCCACCGATCCGCGCTGGCTGTCGACCTTGGAGGCGATCCAGAAAAGCCTGGTCCGCGATGGCATGGTCTACCGTTACCGCAACGACGACAGCCAGATCGATGGGTTGCAAGGCACTGAAGGCGCGTTTGCCGCGTGTTCGTTCTGGTACGTCGAATGCCTGGCCCGCGCCGGTCAAGTGGAAAAGGCGCACCTGGAATTCGAACAACTGCTGCGCTACGCCAACCCGCTGGGGCTGTATGCCGAAGAGTTCGACAGCCAGGCCCGGCACCTGGGCAACACACCCCAGGCGTTGAGCCATTTGGCGCTGATCAGTGCGGCGACGTTTCTGGACCGTAAACTCAGTGGGGCGAAAACGGTATGGCAACCATGA